The Bacteroidales bacterium DNA segment AAGTATGTTCGGGAATTATAAATTTATTCTCGAATATGTTGAAAATATGGTTCGTAATTATGTTTTTCTGAATTCCGGATTAACAATAAATCTCAATGGAACAAAATTCTTTTCAAGAAACGGTTTGCTTGATTTGCTTGAAGATAATATGAGTTCACCCGGTTTATATCCAATTATCCATTTAAAAGATGAAGATGTTGAACTGGCTCTTACTCATAGCAATCAATATGGTGAAGAATATTATTCTTTTGTAAACGGACAACACACTACACAAGGCGGAACTCACTTAACTGTTTTTAAAGAAGCAATTGTAAAAACTATTCGTGAATTTTATAATAAGAATTTTGAACCTTCTGATATTCGTTCTTCCATTGTTACTGCATTTAGTATAAAAGTTGAAGAACCGATTTTTGAAAGTCAGACAAAAACTAAATTAGGCTCAAAAGATATTGGACCTAATGGGCCTTCTGTCAGGAATTTTATTATGGATTTCCTTAAAACAAAATTGGATAATTACCTGCATAAAAACCCTGAAACAGCTGATATACTTCTTAAAAAAATACTTGAATCGGAAAAAGAACGAAAAGCAATTTCAAGTATTAAAAAAATTGCAAAAGACAGGGCAAAAAAAGCAAATCTGCATAACAAAAAATTACGGGATTGCCGTGTACATTTTAATTCTAAGGATGACAGGAAATTAGAAACCTCAATTTTTATTACTGAGGGTGATTCTGCAAGTGGTTCAATAACTAAATCAAGAGATGTTAATACACAAGCAGTTTTTAGCTTAAAAGGTAAACCTTTAAATACCTATGGGCTTACCAAAAAGATTGTATATGAAAATGAGGAATTTCATTTATTACAATCAGCTTTGAATATTGAAGAAAGTATTGAAAACCTGCGATACAATAATGTAATTATTGCTACTGATGCTGATGTTGATGGAATGCATATTCGTTTATTGTTAATTACTTTCTTTTTGCAGTTTTTCCCAGAACTTATTAAACAACGGCATTTATACATTCTTCAAACTCCGTTATTCAGAGTCAGGAATAAAAAAGAAACTATTTATTGTTATTCGGATGAAGAAAAAGGAAAAGCAATAAAAAAAATAGGAAAAAATCCTGAAATTACTCGATTTAAAGGGCTCGGCGAAATATCACCAAATGAATTTAAACATTTTATTAATAAAAATATACGATTAGAGCCTGTTTTGATAAAACGTGAGGATATAGTTTCCGATATGTTATTATTTTATATGGGTAAAAATACTCCTGAACGACAGGATTTTATTATAAAAAACTTACGAGTAGAAGAAGATTTGGTAGAATTGAATAATTAAAAATATAATGACTCCCGACGATTTTGAAAAAAAAGAATTATTATATGAGGACGAAAATCCTGATATTACTGAAATACATGAACATGATTCGGTAAAACGGACTTTGCTTTCGGGAATGTATCAAAACTGGTTTCTCGATTATGCTTCATATGTAATCCTTGAGCGTGCTGTTCCTAACATGAATGATGGCTTAAAGCCGGTTCATAGAAGGATTTTGTATGCAATGAAAAAACTTGATGATGGACGATATAATAAAGTTGCTAATATTATAGGTTATACAATGCAATATCATCCTCATGGAGATGCTTCAATTGGGGATGCTTTGGTACAATTAGGACAAAAAGACCTTTTAATTGATACACAAGGAAACTGGGGGAATATTTTTACAGGAGACAATGCAGCTGCATCACGATATATTGAAGCAAGATTATCAAAATTTGCTATTGATGTTGTTTTTAACCCGAAAACTACCCAATGGAAATTATCATATGATGGAAGAAATAAAGAACCTATAACTTTACCTGTTAAATTCCCTCTTTTACTTACACAAGGAGTTGAAGGTATTGCTGTGGGATTGGCTTCAAAAATATTACCACATAATTTTAATGAACTTATTGATGCTTCTATTGATTATCTTAATGGAAATCAATTTAATATCTTGCCGGATTTTCCAACGGGAGGACTTGCTGATTTTTCAAGATATAACGAAGGTTTGCGTGGTGGAACTGTAAAAATTAGAACAAGAATAAGCAAATTTGATAAAAAAACTTTAATTATTACAGAATTACCATTTGGAAAAACAACATTAGCAGTTATTGACTCAATTATTAAAGCTAATGATAAGGGAAAAATTAAAATTAAAAAAGTAGATGATAATACTGCTGAAAAAGTCGAAATATTAGTTCATTTGCCAAATGGTGTTTCGCCTGATAAAACAATTGATGCTTTATATGCTTTTACCGATTGTGAAGTTTCTGTTTCTCCAAATAGCTGTGT contains these protein-coding regions:
- a CDS encoding type IIA DNA topoisomerase subunit B; this encodes MTAIYSEETIRTLDWKEHVRKRPGMYIGKLGDGSLRDDGIYVLIKEVIDNSIDEYMMGFGKVIEITINENIVSVRDHGRGIPLGKVMDVASKMNTGAKYDSKVFKKSVGLNGVGIKAVNALSSYFHIQSFRDNQVKTVEFSAGDIIKDDEIKSTELLNGTLISFVPDESMFGNYKFILEYVENMVRNYVFLNSGLTINLNGTKFFSRNGLLDLLEDNMSSPGLYPIIHLKDEDVELALTHSNQYGEEYYSFVNGQHTTQGGTHLTVFKEAIVKTIREFYNKNFEPSDIRSSIVTAFSIKVEEPIFESQTKTKLGSKDIGPNGPSVRNFIMDFLKTKLDNYLHKNPETADILLKKILESEKERKAISSIKKIAKDRAKKANLHNKKLRDCRVHFNSKDDRKLETSIFITEGDSASGSITKSRDVNTQAVFSLKGKPLNTYGLTKKIVYENEEFHLLQSALNIEESIENLRYNNVIIATDADVDGMHIRLLLITFFLQFFPELIKQRHLYILQTPLFRVRNKKETIYCYSDEEKGKAIKKIGKNPEITRFKGLGEISPNEFKHFINKNIRLEPVLIKREDIVSDMLLFYMGKNTPERQDFIIKNLRVEEDLVELNN